Proteins encoded by one window of Massilia sp. NR 4-1:
- a CDS encoding DUF1993 domain-containing protein has protein sequence MDERPADLPLDEGVALTLHAASVPVFLHYLERLDALVTLAERHEAGRAAGASLLHAALAEGMFAFAQQVQIAAGFAVRACCPLLDIEPPQLAGGDGSWHQLHARIGAVRAFLAAIDAERMNASARRELSTVAGRASPSFNGADFVLRYVLPNFFFHLAMAYAILRKEGLPVGKQDFDGYHAYPAGFSFL, from the coding sequence TTGGATGAACGACCAGCCGATTTGCCACTGGACGAAGGCGTGGCGCTGACGCTGCATGCGGCGTCGGTGCCGGTATTCCTGCACTATCTGGAGCGGCTGGATGCTCTGGTGACGCTCGCCGAGCGGCACGAAGCAGGGCGGGCGGCGGGCGCCTCCCTGCTGCATGCCGCGCTGGCCGAGGGCATGTTCGCCTTTGCCCAGCAGGTGCAGATCGCCGCCGGGTTTGCCGTGCGCGCCTGCTGCCCCTTGCTGGACATCGAGCCGCCGCAGCTGGCCGGGGGCGACGGCAGCTGGCATCAGCTGCACGCGCGGATCGGCGCGGTGCGCGCCTTTCTCGCTGCAATCGATGCGGAGCGGATGAACGCCAGCGCGCGGCGCGAATTGAGCACGGTCGCCGGCCGCGCCTCGCCCAGCTTCAACGGCGCCGACTTCGTCTTGCGCTATGTCTTGCCCAACTTCTTCTTCCACCTCGCCATGGCGTATGCCATCCTGCGCAAGGAAGGCCTGCCGGTCGGCAAGCAGGACTTCGACGGCTACCATGCCTACCCGGCCGGATTCAGTTTTCTATAG